The Tripterygium wilfordii isolate XIE 37 chromosome 4, ASM1340144v1, whole genome shotgun sequence genome has a window encoding:
- the LOC119996476 gene encoding bifunctional purple acid phosphatase 26 has protein sequence MMTSLLPQLLYTCFVLLGVLNNGYAGITSTFIRSEWPSVDMPLENEAFAVPKGNNAPQQVHITQGDYDGKAVIISWVTPDEPGSSIVQYGTLEGKYDFTAEGTITNYSFYKYKSGYIHQCLIEGLEFDSKYYYKLGSGDSSREFWFQTPPRINPDASYKFGIIGDLGQTYNSLSTLEHYMQSGAQAVLFVGDLSYADRYQYNDVGLRWDTWARFVERSTAYQPWLWCAGNHEIDYMPYMGEVTPFKSYIHRYPTPYLASSSSSPMWYAVRRASAHIIVLSSYSPFVKYTPQWVWLQKELKSVDRKKTPWLIVLMHVPLYNSNEAHFMEGESMRAVFEEWFVHHKVDVIFAGHVHAYERSYRISNIHWNVSSGDRYPTPDKSAPVYITVGDGGNQEGLAGRFRDPQPDYSAFREASYGHSTLEIKNRTHAIYHWNRNDDGKKVATDSFLLHNQYWARNPRRRKLKKHYLKAVVGWVASQ, from the exons ATGATGACGTCCTTGTTGCCTCAACTGTTATACACATGCTTTGTCCTCTTGGGCGTTTTGAATAATGGGTATGCCGGGATCACAAGTACTTTCATTCGTTCAGAGTGGCCGTCTGTTGACATGCCTCTCGAGAATGAAGCATTTGCAGTGCCAAAGGGGAATAATGCACCACAACAG GTGCATATTACCCAAGGTGACTATGATGGAAAGGCTGTCATCATCTCATGGGTGACACCTGATGAACCAGGGTCCAGCATAGTGCAGTATGGCACATTGGAGGGGAAGTATGATTTTACTGCAGAGGGAACAATAACTAATTACAGCTTTTACAAATACAAGTCTGGCTACATCCATCAATGTCTCATCGAAGGCCTTGAG TTCGACAGCAAGTACTATTACAAGCTTGGCAGTGGTGATTCTTCTCGTGAATTTTGGTTTCAAACACCTCCAAGGATCAACCCGGATGCTTCGTACAAGTTTGGAATCATTG GTGACTTGGGACAGACATATAATTCCCTATCTACCCTTGAGCATTACATGCAGAGTGGAGCCCAGGCTGTCTTATTTGTTGGAGATCTTTCTTATGCTGATAGATATCAGTATAATGATGTTGGTTTACGGTGGGATACCTGGGCCCGTTTTGTCGAGCGAAGTACTGCTTATCAGCCTTGGTTGTGGTGTGCTGGGAATCACGAAATCGATTACATGCCTTACATG GGGGAGGTTACACCTTTTAAATCCTACATTCATCGGTACCCTACGCCCTATCTAGCCTCCAGTAGCAGCAGTCCTATGTGGTATGCCGTGAGACGTGCTTCAGCTCACATAATTGTGCTGTCGAGCTATTCACCATTCG TGAAATACACTCCCCAATGGGTATGGCTTCAGAAGGAACTTAAGAGTGTAGATAGAAAGAAGACACCATGGCTCATTGTTCTCATGCATGTCCCACTCTACAACAGTAATGAGGCGCACTTCATGGAGGGTGAAAGTATGCGAGCTGTCTTTGAGGAATGGTTTGTACATCACAAAGTTGATGTAATCTTTGCTGGCCATGTCCATGCTTATGAAAGATCA TATCGAATCTCGAATATACACTGGAATGTATCAAGCGGTGATCGTTATCCTACACCAGACAAATCTGCCCCTGTTTACATAACTGTTGGAGATGGAGGAAATCAAGAAGGTCTAGCTGGACG GTTTAGAGATCCTCAACCAGACTATTCTGCTTTCCGAGAAGCCAGTTATGGACATTCCACATTAGAGATAAAAAACAGGACGCATGCAATCTACCACTGGAACCGCAACGACGATGGAAAAAAAGTGGCGACTGACTCATTCCTACTGCACAATCAGTACTG GGCACGCAATCCTAGGAGGAGGAAACTGAAGAAGCATTATCTGAAGGCTGTCGTTGGCTGGGTTGCAAGTCAATGA
- the LOC119996475 gene encoding synaptotagmin-5: protein MSFVLGLVIGLAVGLAIIVGFVRSENSRSKLRSELATTIAAFARMTVEDSRKLLPAEYYPSWVVFSQSQKLKWLNLHLTKIWPYVNEAASELIKASVEPVLEQYRPFILSSLKFSKFTLGTVAPQFTGVAIIEDGGDGITMELEMQWDGNPSIILDIKTRFGVALPVQVKNIGFTGVFRLMFKPLVDEFPCFGAVCYSLRQKKKLDFKLKVIGGDISAIPGVSDAIEETIRDAIEDSITWPVRKVIPILPGDYSDLELKPVGTLEVKLVQAKELTNKDLIGKSDPYAVLYIRPLPDRMKKSRTINNDLNPIWNEHYEFTVEDASTQHVVVKVYDDEGLQASELIGMAQVRLNELEPGKVKDVWLNLVKDLDIQRDNKYRGQVQLELLYCPFNMENGFKNPFTDNYTMTSLEKVLKDGVNGKGAIENGNSISQKKREVIIRGVLSITVISAEDLPVVDLMGKADPYVIVTMKKSEARKKTRVVNDSLNPVWNQTFDFVVEDGLHDMLIIEVWDHDTFGKDYMGRCILTLTRVIMEGEYKDCFQLDEAKSGKLWLNLKWMPQPIYRDT from the exons ATGTCGTTCGTACTCGGTCTCGTCATCGGTCTCGCAGTCGGCCTCGCAATCATCGTCGGCTTCGTCCGGTCAGAGAACTCGCGATCCAAGCTCCGTTCTGAACTC GCAACGACTATTGCTGCTTTTGCGAGGATGACTGTGGAGGATTCCAGGAAGTTATTGCCGGCCGAGTATTATCCTTCTTGGGTCGTCTTCTCTCAGAGCCAGAAG TTGAAATGGCTTAATCTTCACCTTACCAAGATCTGGCCCTATGTGAATGAG GCTGCTTCTGAGCTCATAAAGGCTTCTGTTGAGCCAGTATTGGAACAATACAGGCCCTTCATACTATCATCTCTAAAGTTTTCTAAGTTCACTCTTGGGACTGTTGCGCCTCAATTTACTG GAGTTGCCATTATTGAAGATGGAGGCGATGGTATTACAATGGAGTTGGAAATGCAATGGGATGGGAATCCTAGTATAATACTTGATATTAAGACGAGGTTTGGTGTGGCACTACCGGTTCAG GTGAAAAATATTGGATTCACCGGGGTTTTCAGGTTGATGTTTAAGCCACTAGTCGATGAGTTTCCTTGCTTCGGAGCTGTTTGTTACTCTCTCAGACAAAAG AAAAAGTTGGATTTTAAACTTAAAGTTATTGGTGGCGACATATCAGCAATTCCAGGAGTTTCTGATGCTATTGAG GAGACAATACGTGATGCTATTGAAGATTCTATTACATGGCCTGTTCGAAAAGTTATTCCCATATTGCCTGGGGATTACAG tGATCTGGAGTTGAAGCCTGTGGGAACATTAGAAGTAAAGCTTGTGCAAGCTAAGGAGTTAACTAATAAAGACCTCATTGGGAAATCAGATCCTTATGCTGTATTGTATATTCGTCCTTTACcagatagaatgaagaaaagtaGAACAATT AACAATGACTTGAACCCCATTTGGAATGAGCACTATGAATTTACTGTTGAAGATGCATCCACCCAGCACGTGGTGGTAAAAGTTTATGATGATGAAGGACTTCAGGCATCAGAGCTCATTGGAATGGCTCAAGTACGACTGAATGAACTTGAGCCTGGCAAAGTAAAGGATGTGTGGTTGAATCTGGTTAAGGATCTGGATATTCAGAGAGATAATAAATACCGAGGGCAG GTGCAATTGGAGCTTTTGTACTGTCCTTTCAATATGGAGAATGGATTTAAAAACCCTTTTACTGACAACTATACGATGACCTCTTTGGAAAAGGTGCTTAAAGATGGGGTGAATGGGAAGGGTGCTATTGAAAATGGAAATTCAATCTCACAGAAAAAAAGGGAGGTTATTATTAGAGGTGTACTCTCGATAACTGTGATATCTGCTGAAGATTTGCCTGTGGTAGATCTGATGGGAAAGGCTGATCCTTACGTTATAGTCACAATGAAAAAATCAGAGGCAAGAAAGAAAACTAGG GTTGTGAACGACAGCTTGAATCCCGTTTGGAATCAGACTTTTGACTTCGTTGTTGAGGATGGTTTACATGATATGTTAATTATTGAAGTTTGGGACCACGACACATTTGGGAAG GACTATATGGGGAGATGCATTTTGACATTGACAAGGGTCATAATGGAAGGGGAATACAAAGATTGCTTTCAGTTAGATGAGGCTAAATCCGGAAAATTATGGCTGAACCTCAAGTGGATGCCCCAACCAATTTATCGCGACACCTGA